GCCGGTCCGTTGATGTAAGCTGTCGGTGCAACTGTAGCGGATTTTGCAACCCAGACATTCTCTCCACGTTTTTCATATTCCTCTTCACTTAATGTTGCTCCCAGCTCCAAGATAAATGCACTGATTTTAGGAAGCACTTCCCATGGATAAGTAACTCCTTCAAATAAATCTTTTGCGATTGTCTCATCTAACGTATAAAGTTCGTTTACTGTTAATTCTTTCATTTTTGAATACTCCTTCTATTTTGATTTTTTCACTTTTGTTGTATTTGTATGATAAAATGTTGCCGCTCTATCATAACAATTTCTTAACTGATATTGATTATTTAAACCGCGCACCCCTTCTGTCCTGCTGACGATAAAGTGTTCGAGTTTCTGCATGTATTCATCTGGCGTGATATCTCCTTCTGCCACATAATTCAGTCCCTTTTCCCAACTTGCTGTCAATTCCGGATTTAATAAAGAGCGGATTGAGTGATTCACCACATCATAAATCATCTCACCTTGTAATGTCGGTGTAATAATCTGCGTTTTTTTATTTAACGATAAATACTTAATATTCACCAGCTTTTTCAAAATCTCAGCCCTCGTAGCACTTGTTCCAATCCCGCTTCCTTTAATCTGGGCACGTAATTCTTCGTCTTCTATAAGCTGTCCTGCATTTTCCATTGCCAGAATCATAGACCCTGAATTATAACGCTTCGGAGGTGATGTTTCACCTTCTTTTATATTTAACGCCTTTACCGGCAAATGCATTCCTTTTTTTAATGCCTGCACAGTCTGAAAAAATGCAGCATCCAGATTCTGTGCATTATCATCTTCATTTTTCGAATCTTGTCCTGTTTTTTTCTGTGGAACACCAACTACTTTTAAATAGCCCTCCTCTGCCAGCACTTTAAAACTCGAAAAAAAGCTTTCCTCTCTGATTTTTGTTGTGATTGAAACTTTTTGATATACTGCCGGCGGATAGAAAATACTTAAGAAACGCCTTACAATACAATCATATACTTTTCCTGCTGTCACCGATACACTCTTTAATGCCGCTATTCCCTGACCGGTTGGAATAATTGCATAGTGATCTGTAATCTGCTTATCATTTACATATCGCGTTTTTGCCAACCCTTTATGTGTTCCAAACTTCACAATTTCCTGTAAATAAGGTACTGCCATCGGATATTTCATTAAACCATTTAAGTTATGTCCGATTTCTTTTGCAACTGCAGTCGACAATACTCTCGCATCTGTTCTTGGATACGTCACCAGTTTCTTCTCGTAAAGCTCCTGCACGATCCGCAATGTCTCATCCGGACTGATTTTAAATCGTTTTGAACAATCATTCTGCAACTCTGCCAGATTATACAACAATGGTGGATTTTTCTTTTCTTTCTTTTTTTCAATGGATACAATTTCGCATTCCATTGGTTGTTTTTCCTTAAGATATGAAATCAACTCTTCTGCTTTTTTTCTTTCTTTAAATCCATTTTCTTTATACAGATCAAATGATTCAAAATAACGTGACCCTTTTACTGCACGCCATTCTCCCTCAAATGTCTGTCCTGATACATCTATCGTACTTAACACACGATAAAATGGTGTTTTTACAAAATCTCGGATTTCTCTCTCTCTTCTTACAACCATTCCAAGTACACAGGTCATTACTCTGCCGACCGAAACAACTGCATATTTTGTATGCAGATAATTTGAAATACTATTTCCATATTTTAATGTCAACAATCGCGAAAAATTAATCCCCATCAAATAGTCTTCTTTTGCCCGCAAGTATGCTGAAGCACTTAAATTATCGTATTCTGACAAATCTTTCGCTTCCTTGATTCCTCTTAAGATTTCTTCTTCTGTCTGAGAATCGATCCAGACACGTTTTCTTTCTTTTCCTTCTACATGTGCCTCTTGCTCTACCAGACGATAAATATATTCTCCTTCACGTCCTGAATCCGTACACACATAAATACAATCCACATCTTCTCGATTTAAAATATTACTCACAATCCGAAACTGCTTTTCCACCCCCGGAATCACTTCATACTTAAAATCCTGTGGGAGAAACGGCAGCGTGTCAAGATTCCATTTCTTCAAAGAAGCATCATAAGCTTCCGGATAACTCATCGTCACAAGGTGTCCCACACACCAGGTAACAATTGCTTCATCTGATTCCAGAAATCCATCCCCGCGTCTTGTTTTTAATTTTAATGCCTTGGCAAACTCCTGTGCCACACTCGGCTTTTCTGCTATATATACCGATTTCCCCATTCTTACCCTATCCGTTTCTTCTACTATTTTGTTTCAAATTTGTAAGATGTCACTGTGTGATATGGCATGCCCTTTTTGCAGATTGGACTGGCAAAATTTTCGTGATGTACTGCATCTGGAAAATACTGCGTCTCGAAACATACTGCATCCCGAATACCGTATACTGCACCATTTTTTCCGTGTTCATTATCAAGGAAATTTGCTGTATACATCTGCATTCCCGGCAAATCTGTCCATACTTCCATAACAATCCCGCTTTTTTCTGAAACTGCTTGTGCTACTTTATCAAATTTTCCATTATTTTTCAATACCCAGTTATGATCGTATCCTTTTCCCAACCGGACTGCTTCATAATCTGCATCAATTGCTTCACCAAGTGCTCTTGGCATTCTAAAGTCCATCGGTGTTCCTGTCACATCCACTAATTCACCTGTTGGAATCGACTGTGCATCTGCTCTTGTAAAATAATCCGCATCTAGTGTTACCAGTTCTTTTAAGACGTTCCCACTGTCATGTCCATCAAGATTAAAATAACTATGATTTGTCATATTGATAATGGTATCCTGATCTGGAACCGCATCATATATAAGTCTCAGCTCATTGTCTTCTGTCAACTCATATGTAACATGCATATCCAGCGTTCCCGGATATCCCTGATCCCCATCCGGACTATGCAAAACAAATTCTATTTTAGAATCTGTTTTTTCACCCACATTCCAGATTCTCTTATTATAATAATTTGTTCCACTGTGAAGATTATTTCCATTATCATTTTTCTCAAGTTCATATGTCTTATCCTGAATTGTAATAACTGCACCTCCGATACGGTTCGCATTACGACCTACCGGTGCGCCAAACGATCCGCCTCCTTTTTCGTATCCGGTCACATCATCATACCCCAAAACTACATCTCTTAATTTTCCTTCTTTATCCGGCACATTCAATTTTACTAATGCTGCACCATAGTTTGTTATAGATGCTGACATTCCATTTTCGTTTGTCAGTGTATATAAAACTGCTTCTTCTTTCTTTGATGTACTTCCAAATGTTTCGACACGAACTGCTTTCATAGTTGTTCTCCTTTTGCTGTCTTATTTTCTTTTTATTTTTAAAAATTTTTTTAATTTTTCAAACGGAGTGATATGTTTTTCTTTCTTTTCAGGACGCTTTGCTGTAATCGCATATTTCATAAATTCATCCTGTGCACAGATTATTCTGTCTCCCCGGTTCTTTTTCCGATAAGTCCCATCGCTCTTCATCTCTCTTGCTTTTACATTATCCGCAAGCATAATCTTCAAATCGCGGAGCAGACGTTTTTTAATATTTGGATCATAAACCGGACACGCAACTTCTACACGTTTTTCCGTATTTCTTGTCATCATATCTGCTGATCCGATATATATCGTAGCATTTTCATCTTTTCCAAACACAAATACTCTTGGATGTTCCAGATATCGTCCGACAATACTTGTCACTTTCAAATTCTCGGTCTCATCTTTAATCCCCGGCAATATACAACAAATTCCGCGAACAATCAGATCCACCTTCACACCTGCTTTGGAAGCTTCTGAAACTTTTCTCATGAAATCCATATCCGTCACCGAATTCATTTTCATCAAAATACGTCCTTCTGCTCCTTTTTTGATTTCTTCATCCATCAGGCTTAACACCTTTGTTTTTAAGCTGGTAGGTGATACGATCAAATGTTTATAAATTCCATCAAGATTACCGATTGACATGTTCTTAAAGAAAAGTGCTGCATCTTCTCCTATTGATTGATTTGAAGTCATCAGAGAATAATCCGTATATAATTTAGCTGTCTTTTCGTTGTAATTTCCTGTTCCAATCTGTGTAATATATTTGATCTCATTTCGGTTTCGATACGTGATCAGGCAGATTTTCGAATGTACTTTATATCCTTCAAACCCGTAAATTACCCTGCATCCTGCCTCTTCCATTCTTTCTGACCAGTCGATATTATTCTGCTCATCAAACCTTGCTCTAAGCTCAATCAATACGGTTACTTCTTTACCATTTTCCGCAGCTGCGCACAAATATTCCGCCAGACGTGTTTTCTTCGCCAGACGGTAAATGGTAATTTTAATTGTTATAACATCCGGGTCTGTAGATGCTTCTTTAATCAACTGCAAAAATGGTTCCATACTCTCATAAGGATAAGCCAGCATGATGTCTCTTTTCTTTATCTGTGTCATCACACTGCTACCTTCCACAAGAGAAACTGACGGCTGTGGTGAAAATGGTTCATCTATCAAGGAGCGCTTCATCGAATCCGGCACTTTATCGATAATCTTAAAAATAAAATCCAGTTTCATCGGCATCTTTGTACGGAAAATGCATTCATGTCCGATTTTAATTTTTTCGCAGAAATATTTTTCCATTTCTTTGCTCAATGGATTTGCCGTTTCGAGTCTTACTGCTGCCATTTTTCTTCTCTTATGTAATGTTTCCTTCATAACAAAACGAAAATCTTCATTATCAGCATAAGCCTCGTCATCTGGTGACACATCCGCATTTCTTGTCACGCAGATATAATTTTTTTCCGATACTTGATATTGTTCAA
This Ruminococcus hominis DNA region includes the following protein-coding sequences:
- a CDS encoding aldose epimerase family protein, which codes for MKAVRVETFGSTSKKEEAVLYTLTNENGMSASITNYGAALVKLNVPDKEGKLRDVVLGYDDVTGYEKGGGSFGAPVGRNANRIGGAVITIQDKTYELEKNDNGNNLHSGTNYYNKRIWNVGEKTDSKIEFVLHSPDGDQGYPGTLDMHVTYELTEDNELRLIYDAVPDQDTIINMTNHSYFNLDGHDSGNVLKELVTLDADYFTRADAQSIPTGELVDVTGTPMDFRMPRALGEAIDADYEAVRLGKGYDHNWVLKNNGKFDKVAQAVSEKSGIVMEVWTDLPGMQMYTANFLDNEHGKNGAVYGIRDAVCFETQYFPDAVHHENFASPICKKGMPYHTVTSYKFETK
- a CDS encoding DNA topoisomerase, whose protein sequence is MGKSVYIAEKPSVAQEFAKALKLKTRRGDGFLESDEAIVTWCVGHLVTMSYPEAYDASLKKWNLDTLPFLPQDFKYEVIPGVEKQFRIVSNILNREDVDCIYVCTDSGREGEYIYRLVEQEAHVEGKERKRVWIDSQTEEEILRGIKEAKDLSEYDNLSASAYLRAKEDYLMGINFSRLLTLKYGNSISNYLHTKYAVVSVGRVMTCVLGMVVRREREIRDFVKTPFYRVLSTIDVSGQTFEGEWRAVKGSRYFESFDLYKENGFKERKKAEELISYLKEKQPMECEIVSIEKKKEKKNPPLLYNLAELQNDCSKRFKISPDETLRIVQELYEKKLVTYPRTDARVLSTAVAKEIGHNLNGLMKYPMAVPYLQEIVKFGTHKGLAKTRYVNDKQITDHYAIIPTGQGIAALKSVSVTAGKVYDCIVRRFLSIFYPPAVYQKVSITTKIREESFFSSFKVLAEEGYLKVVGVPQKKTGQDSKNEDDNAQNLDAAFFQTVQALKKGMHLPVKALNIKEGETSPPKRYNSGSMILAMENAGQLIEDEELRAQIKGSGIGTSATRAEILKKLVNIKYLSLNKKTQIITPTLQGEMIYDVVNHSIRSLLNPELTASWEKGLNYVAEGDITPDEYMQKLEHFIVSRTEGVRGLNNQYQLRNCYDRAATFYHTNTTKVKKSK
- the ppk1 gene encoding polyphosphate kinase 1 — its product is MVKEHLTYTQNRELSWLRFDQRVLEEAQDESVPLLERMKFVSIFTSNLDEFFMIRVGSLYDMAEADAKKIDKRSGMTAQEQLHAIYEAVAPLYKERDKTYSEIKKQLSPYGICGLDFKELEQQEKKYVKKYFKEQILPILSPQIVDANHPFPHLLNKEIYVVAMLKYEDHSMIGIVPVPQFVSDILYLPGHDIRYIRMEKVIMEYLDIVFEQYQVSEKNYICVTRNADVSPDDEAYADNEDFRFVMKETLHKRRKMAAVRLETANPLSKEMEKYFCEKIKIGHECIFRTKMPMKLDFIFKIIDKVPDSMKRSLIDEPFSPQPSVSLVEGSSVMTQIKKRDIMLAYPYESMEPFLQLIKEASTDPDVITIKITIYRLAKKTRLAEYLCAAAENGKEVTVLIELRARFDEQNNIDWSERMEEAGCRVIYGFEGYKVHSKICLITYRNRNEIKYITQIGTGNYNEKTAKLYTDYSLMTSNQSIGEDAALFFKNMSIGNLDGIYKHLIVSPTSLKTKVLSLMDEEIKKGAEGRILMKMNSVTDMDFMRKVSEASKAGVKVDLIVRGICCILPGIKDETENLKVTSIVGRYLEHPRVFVFGKDENATIYIGSADMMTRNTEKRVEVACPVYDPNIKKRLLRDLKIMLADNVKAREMKSDGTYRKKNRGDRIICAQDEFMKYAITAKRPEKKEKHITPFEKLKKFLKIKRK